One genomic region from Halobacteriovoraceae bacterium encodes:
- the mazG gene encoding nucleoside triphosphate pyrophosphohydrolase codes for MIDIKMAALKKAIEVVEKLRDPIEGCPWDLKQTRKGLAQYAVEESYEYVDSVNNGSSQDQMDELGDILLQVLLNGIIAEQDGEFTLADIANNLTQKMIRRHPHVFKGNNNISIEEIKENWHEIKNTENKQKGKDTSTRINDEVLAYPSLICSEKIGKKSGRVNFDWETPLQVAYKVEEEWQELKEEVYKGIIVNKDAIEEEFGDFLFSAVQLARHLELNAELALRKANIKFLKRFRSMESLMEEENMELEKLEQEKIDHFWNLAKLKEKEEKNATKK; via the coding sequence TTGATTGATATAAAAATGGCCGCTCTGAAAAAAGCAATAGAAGTTGTAGAAAAACTACGAGATCCAATCGAAGGTTGTCCATGGGATCTTAAGCAAACAAGAAAAGGACTTGCTCAATACGCCGTTGAAGAAAGCTATGAATATGTAGACTCAGTTAACAATGGTTCTTCACAAGATCAAATGGATGAGTTAGGGGATATATTATTGCAAGTACTTCTCAATGGAATTATTGCTGAACAAGATGGTGAGTTCACTTTGGCCGATATAGCAAATAATTTGACACAAAAGATGATAAGAAGGCATCCGCATGTCTTTAAGGGAAATAATAATATCTCAATAGAAGAAATCAAAGAAAACTGGCATGAGATAAAAAATACTGAGAATAAACAAAAAGGGAAAGATACTTCGACCCGAATTAATGATGAAGTTCTTGCTTATCCTTCACTGATTTGTTCGGAAAAAATAGGCAAAAAAAGTGGAAGAGTTAACTTCGATTGGGAAACTCCCTTACAGGTGGCATACAAGGTTGAAGAGGAGTGGCAAGAGCTTAAAGAAGAAGTGTATAAGGGTATCATTGTCAATAAAGATGCGATTGAGGAGGAGTTTGGTGATTTTCTATTTTCAGCAGTTCAATTGGCCAGACATTTAGAGCTAAATGCAGAGCTAGCTCTAAGAAAAGCGAACATAAAATTTTTAAAGCGCTTTCGCTCAATGGAGTCCTTAATGGAAGAGGAAAATATGGAGCTTGAAAAGCTTGAACAAGAAAAAATAGATCATTTTTGGAATTTGGCCAAACTAAAAGAGAAAGAAGAAAAGAATGCTACTAAAAAGTGA
- the bamA gene encoding outer membrane protein assembly factor BamA: MFKVDEIRIVGAKKVEQEAITEKLLVQKGMVLDNYLLQEDIKRIYSMNYFEFVEAHQLTQGNKNILEFKLKERPIISNIKIVGNDQIDKSDIESQIKSKQFNILDTSKIKSDVKDILKFYEEKGYYLANVTYEVKKINEENVDLIFNVSESDKVKVKKIIFLGNRGIDDKTLKDFMLTKEEDSFSMMNDSGAFKDFFFQADLERIKFFYMSKGFLQINIGSPQITVSEDKKWIFITMQVTEGPQFKINSISFSGELLFEEKIIRETLLSKKDDFYSEDLMRKDVNALTEIYQDKGFAFANVLKTIKKVPGENKVDVQFSFEKGDLAYFGKINIIGNSKTRDKVIRRELKIREGVKYSGSALRISKSNVERLGFFEPGSVEFNTTTPKNKRDTLDVEIRVKERNTGQVTLGAGYSSQSSFFFQGSIQQSNFLGKGQILSANLNYSKDNTQVSLNFTEPYFNDSQWLLGGSVFVTNDKSSNSLKEERKGFSLRGGHPLFDYTRAYMTYKLVDTDISGVVSNQLINESLEKGIASSIQFAIESDKRNNRFEPSGGYYIYNSYEIAGLGGTKKWFLMELDSRYYKRVFGDLVFRSRFHAKKLFKVDGEPIPFTQKLYLGGPKDLRGFNIEGVGPQVLIPDLFGNIIRRNARGLFSMYTNFEFEHPLAREAGLKWVVFVDAGNVFSKYPGDGSTNRIRTDYGLGLRWFSPIGIVRLEFGFPIDRRGYEKSKQFYFDLGQIF; encoded by the coding sequence TTGTTTAAAGTTGATGAGATTCGTATCGTTGGTGCTAAAAAAGTCGAACAAGAGGCCATTACTGAAAAGCTCTTGGTCCAAAAAGGAATGGTTTTAGATAACTACCTTTTACAAGAAGATATTAAGAGAATTTACAGTATGAACTACTTTGAGTTTGTTGAGGCCCACCAACTCACTCAAGGAAATAAAAATATTCTTGAATTTAAATTAAAAGAACGACCTATTATTTCAAACATCAAAATTGTTGGAAATGATCAAATTGATAAATCAGATATCGAATCTCAAATTAAATCCAAACAATTTAATATTTTAGACACTTCCAAAATCAAATCAGATGTTAAAGACATTTTAAAATTTTATGAGGAAAAAGGATACTACCTTGCAAATGTCACTTACGAGGTAAAAAAAATAAACGAAGAAAATGTTGACCTCATTTTTAATGTTTCTGAATCAGATAAAGTTAAGGTTAAAAAAATCATTTTCCTTGGGAATCGAGGTATAGATGATAAGACTCTTAAAGACTTTATGTTAACCAAAGAAGAAGACTCATTTTCAATGATGAACGACAGCGGTGCCTTTAAAGACTTTTTCTTCCAGGCCGATTTAGAAAGAATTAAGTTCTTTTATATGTCTAAAGGTTTCTTGCAAATAAATATTGGAAGTCCTCAGATCACTGTATCTGAAGATAAGAAGTGGATTTTTATCACTATGCAAGTTACTGAGGGCCCTCAATTCAAAATCAATTCAATCTCTTTTTCTGGGGAACTTCTTTTCGAAGAAAAAATTATCCGAGAGACTCTATTGTCCAAGAAAGATGATTTTTATTCAGAAGATTTAATGAGAAAAGATGTGAACGCTTTAACCGAAATATACCAAGACAAGGGTTTCGCTTTTGCAAACGTCTTAAAAACAATAAAAAAAGTACCAGGTGAAAATAAAGTAGATGTTCAATTTTCTTTCGAAAAAGGTGATTTGGCCTATTTTGGAAAAATAAACATCATTGGAAATAGTAAAACTCGAGATAAAGTTATTCGTAGGGAACTTAAAATTAGAGAAGGCGTTAAATATTCTGGTTCTGCTCTAAGAATTTCAAAAAGTAACGTCGAAAGACTCGGTTTTTTTGAACCTGGTAGTGTAGAATTCAATACAACTACCCCCAAAAATAAACGAGATACACTTGATGTCGAAATCAGAGTTAAAGAAAGAAACACTGGACAAGTTACCCTCGGTGCAGGTTACTCCTCACAATCAAGTTTCTTCTTCCAAGGGAGTATTCAGCAATCAAACTTCTTAGGAAAAGGTCAGATCTTATCAGCTAATCTTAATTACTCAAAAGATAACACTCAAGTAAGTTTAAATTTCACTGAACCATACTTCAATGATTCACAGTGGCTCCTAGGTGGTTCTGTCTTTGTCACAAATGATAAATCTTCAAATTCTCTAAAAGAAGAAAGAAAAGGTTTTTCACTTAGAGGTGGACACCCCCTGTTTGACTATACGCGCGCTTATATGACTTATAAATTAGTCGATACTGATATCTCAGGGGTTGTATCAAACCAACTTATTAATGAATCATTAGAAAAAGGTATTGCTTCTTCCATCCAATTTGCTATCGAAAGCGATAAACGTAATAACCGATTTGAACCAAGTGGTGGATATTATATTTACAATTCATATGAAATCGCAGGACTTGGTGGAACTAAAAAATGGTTTCTAATGGAACTTGATAGTCGATACTACAAGAGAGTTTTTGGAGATTTGGTCTTTCGATCACGTTTTCATGCCAAAAAGCTTTTTAAAGTTGATGGAGAACCTATCCCTTTTACACAAAAACTTTATCTAGGTGGACCTAAAGATCTTAGAGGGTTTAATATTGAAGGGGTTGGACCTCAAGTACTTATTCCAGATCTTTTTGGTAATATTATTAGAAGAAACGCTCGAGGTCTTTTTTCTATGTACACAAACTTCGAGTTTGAACACCCCCTGGCCAGAGAAGCAGGGCTCAAATGGGTTGTTTTTGTCGACGCAGGAAATGTTTTCAGCAAATACCCCGGAGATGGCAGCACAAATCGGATCAGAACCGATTATGGGC
- a CDS encoding ABC transporter permease, whose product MEAYLKIFKIFLSFKGMFRFCTAVVVGVSFSMAVILCTIGLMDGFVETFHKGLQGQSGQFYFYSDYGFFEFDDSLKENLRKIGSREYAQIVQTQAFVVGEGQSSGVLVYGINPTEYSNVVSTKIESLKKNEIVIGEELAKRMGLKVGDNLVLALAKGNQNISELPLLQSFKVSSIINHGIFEKNLRSVYLNLFHVQNLLKLNNRINLVMFNGNQKSNVDYNNYAEEIKKDFYNTFESHFSMRTFWQEYSSILSAVETEKFMMGLILQLIVVIAVINVLAFLIFIREEKAREIFLLRALGATLKTTHIIWYSLMGIIWLFSSVLSLAWLKIFNFLLGNVSFFRLPPDIYHLTGTIQLNMSGKDYFLVYGISLLWIYIICWFGLLKYKKLSVLHGLRREFV is encoded by the coding sequence ATGGAAGCCTATCTAAAAATATTTAAAATATTTTTGTCTTTTAAAGGCATGTTTAGATTTTGTACGGCAGTAGTTGTTGGAGTTTCATTTTCCATGGCCGTCATATTATGCACGATTGGTTTAATGGATGGATTTGTGGAAACTTTCCACAAAGGACTTCAAGGCCAATCTGGCCAGTTTTACTTTTATTCTGATTATGGGTTTTTTGAATTTGATGATTCACTTAAAGAAAATCTGAGAAAAATAGGTAGTCGTGAATATGCCCAGATTGTTCAAACTCAGGCATTTGTTGTTGGAGAAGGACAATCCAGCGGTGTTCTAGTCTATGGTATAAATCCTACTGAATATTCAAATGTCGTTTCAACTAAAATTGAAAGCTTAAAAAAAAATGAAATTGTCATCGGAGAAGAACTCGCGAAAAGAATGGGTTTGAAAGTTGGAGATAATCTCGTATTAGCTCTTGCAAAAGGTAATCAGAATATTTCAGAACTTCCTCTTCTTCAAAGTTTTAAAGTCTCTTCCATTATTAATCATGGAATTTTTGAAAAAAACCTACGTTCAGTCTATTTGAATCTTTTTCATGTCCAAAATCTTCTCAAACTTAATAATCGAATCAACCTTGTAATGTTCAATGGTAACCAAAAAAGTAATGTCGATTATAACAACTATGCTGAAGAGATAAAAAAAGATTTTTATAACACCTTCGAAAGTCATTTTTCAATGAGAACTTTTTGGCAGGAATACTCTTCAATATTATCAGCTGTCGAAACTGAAAAGTTTATGATGGGGCTCATTTTACAACTCATTGTTGTGATTGCAGTTATTAATGTGCTGGCCTTTCTTATTTTTATCAGAGAGGAAAAAGCACGTGAAATTTTCCTACTAAGAGCTCTTGGAGCAACTCTTAAAACCACCCATATCATTTGGTATTCTCTTATGGGAATTATTTGGCTTTTTTCTTCCGTCTTATCTTTGGCCTGGTTAAAAATATTTAACTTCTTACTTGGAAACGTATCCTTCTTCAGACTACCACCAGATATCTATCATTTGACAGGCACAATTCAACTTAACATGAGTGGAAAAGATTATTTTCTAGTCTATGGAATTTCCCTCCTATGGATCTATATTATTTGCTGGTTTGGACTATTAAAATATAAAAAATTAAGCGTTTTACATGGACTGCGCAGGGAGTTTGTCTGA
- a CDS encoding ABC transporter ATP-binding protein — protein sequence MSLIEVKNLVKTYGKSTALNNFSYNFEQGKQYAIQGASGSGKSTLLYMIGGLEIPTAGNVYIEGKDLMKLNDSNLAQYRNRFVGFVFQFHYLLSTMKCIDNILLPSKIGSVKGASSVKDLVLSLARKLGVLDCLDKFPYELSGGEQQRINLIRAMSLRPRILLCDEPTGSLDSKNSQNVTELIKGVANELKATLIVVTHDNNVASKFDTRLMLSDGHLI from the coding sequence ATGTCTTTAATAGAAGTAAAAAACTTAGTGAAAACCTATGGAAAATCTACTGCTTTAAATAATTTTTCATATAATTTTGAACAGGGTAAACAATACGCTATTCAAGGAGCATCAGGCTCAGGTAAATCAACACTGCTCTATATGATTGGAGGACTTGAAATTCCAACCGCCGGAAATGTGTATATAGAAGGGAAAGACCTGATGAAACTAAATGACTCAAATCTGGCCCAATATAGAAATCGATTTGTTGGTTTTGTTTTCCAGTTTCACTATCTTCTGTCCACTATGAAATGTATTGATAATATTCTCCTTCCCTCTAAAATTGGTAGCGTAAAAGGAGCAAGTTCTGTGAAAGACTTAGTTCTATCTTTGGCCAGAAAACTTGGCGTACTAGACTGTTTAGATAAATTTCCATATGAACTCTCTGGCGGAGAGCAACAGAGAATTAACTTAATTCGCGCGATGTCATTAAGGCCAAGAATTTTACTCTGTGACGAACCAACCGGAAGCCTAGATTCAAAAAATTCGCAGAATGTTACCGAATTAATTAAGGGCGTAGCAAATGAACTCAAGGCCACGTTGATTGTAGTTACTCATGATAATAATGTAGCATCAAAATTTGATACACGATTAATGCTAAGTGACGGTCATTTAATTTAA
- the prfB gene encoding peptide chain release factor 2 translates to MKIDSNLCGGHFEIDKKSERLETISQMEALPGFWEDTEHASKIQKEKSLLEEVVNTYNFLEELWEESEILYDYAINEGDESSGLEYIECFDKFIKQFEKSEQKVLLSDEMDPNNAIVSINAGAGGTESCDWASMLYRMISRWAERKKFKTQILDVQDGESAGIKSVTMTINGPYAYGLLKSEIGVHRLVRISPFDSNARRHTSFASIFVSPEVDDEIEIEINDKDVKIDVFRSGGAGGQSVNTTDSAVRITHLPTGIVVNCQNERSQLQNKQQAFKVLKSRLYDLAMEEKRKEAEEQEATKKEIGWGAQIRSYVLHPYKLVKDHRTNLENGTPDKVLDGDLDGFMDSFLRWKVQKTIKEE, encoded by the coding sequence ATGAAGATCGATTCAAATCTTTGCGGAGGGCACTTTGAAATTGATAAAAAATCTGAACGCCTAGAAACTATCTCTCAAATGGAGGCATTGCCAGGTTTTTGGGAAGACACTGAACATGCTTCGAAAATTCAAAAAGAAAAATCTCTCCTAGAAGAAGTCGTAAATACCTATAACTTTTTAGAAGAACTCTGGGAAGAATCTGAAATCTTATATGATTACGCAATAAACGAAGGTGATGAATCTTCTGGCCTAGAATATATTGAGTGTTTCGATAAATTTATTAAACAATTTGAAAAATCTGAACAGAAAGTACTTCTTTCTGATGAAATGGACCCTAATAATGCTATCGTTTCAATTAACGCTGGTGCAGGTGGAACAGAATCTTGCGATTGGGCCAGCATGCTCTATCGAATGATCTCCAGATGGGCCGAAAGAAAAAAATTTAAAACTCAAATTCTCGATGTTCAAGATGGTGAATCCGCAGGCATCAAATCTGTCACCATGACAATAAATGGCCCCTATGCCTATGGCCTTCTCAAATCTGAAATTGGCGTGCACAGACTTGTCAGGATTTCTCCATTTGACTCGAACGCAAGAAGACACACCTCCTTTGCCTCAATCTTTGTTTCCCCTGAAGTTGATGATGAAATTGAAATCGAAATCAATGATAAAGATGTAAAAATTGATGTTTTTAGATCAGGTGGAGCAGGGGGACAGTCTGTTAACACAACAGATTCTGCTGTAAGAATAACTCACTTACCAACAGGAATTGTGGTTAATTGTCAGAATGAAAGATCTCAGTTGCAAAATAAACAACAGGCCTTTAAAGTTTTAAAATCAAGACTCTATGACTTGGCCATGGAAGAAAAAAGAAAAGAGGCCGAAGAACAAGAGGCCACAAAAAAAGAAATAGGTTGGGGGGCCCAAATTAGGTCCTATGTTCTTCATCCTTACAAATTGGTGAAAGATCACAGGACAAACTTAGAAAATGGAACTCCTGACAAAGTCCTTGATGGTGATTTGGATGGGTTTATGGACTCTTTTTTACGTTGGAAAGTACAAAAAACTATTAAGGAAGAATAG
- the ybeY gene encoding rRNA maturation RNase YbeY: MDKLIKAPSCILNVNSTLKHDYTKLLRVLGKTLVVIEPFLHGKKIAGESIILKKQNFISLNLVMCGAKKIRSLNKLYRDKDKKTDVLSFPVHESLRTPQQLPSKEVELGDIYICHEVAMKQSIEFNISFEQEVIHQFIHGLLHLVGHDHEVSQKEAQIMFRLEDTLVEMIYNQIY, encoded by the coding sequence ATGGATAAACTAATTAAAGCACCATCTTGTATTCTTAATGTGAATTCAACCCTAAAGCATGACTATACAAAATTGTTGAGAGTCTTGGGAAAAACGCTAGTCGTCATAGAACCGTTCCTTCATGGTAAAAAAATTGCTGGAGAATCTATTATTCTTAAAAAACAAAATTTTATTTCTTTAAATCTCGTAATGTGCGGAGCAAAAAAAATCCGTTCACTCAATAAACTTTACAGGGATAAAGATAAAAAAACCGACGTCTTATCTTTTCCAGTTCATGAATCTTTAAGAACTCCACAACAATTACCCTCTAAAGAAGTTGAGTTAGGAGATATTTATATTTGCCACGAAGTGGCCATGAAACAATCAATTGAGTTTAATATTAGTTTTGAACAAGAAGTGATACATCAATTCATTCACGGTCTTTTACATTTAGTTGGCCATGATCATGAAGTCTCACAAAAAGAAGCTCAAATAATGTTCAGACTCGAAGACACTCTCGTTGAAATGATCTATAATCAAATTTATTAA